In Deltaproteobacteria bacterium, the DNA window CCGGGTGCTGACAGTGAAGTGACGAATTTGGAATTTTTGGAGATAACTTCTCTGCATGATGCGGAGAAGTTGGTGGCTTACCAGCCAGCGCGTGGGGGTCTCTTTCTCCCGCTGTCGGCGGGACAAAAACTTGCAACAGCTCGTGGGAACGGCAGCATGGCGTTAAACTGCGGTTCGTTACAGCCCCAAGAGCAGGCTTTCACATAACGGTCGTTCTTGCTGCCTTTCCAAAAAGGTATTCAAAGCCCTGGGGCGGTCGCCGAGCATTATGGTCCCATTTTAATGTCCCACCCTTGGGCGGGAGAAAGAGACCCCCACGCGCGCTCAAAAATCGCCGGGATCTGCACCCATAGCTTTTGGGTTGCGGCTGTGAGACCGCCTCAGGGATTAATAGATTCGCAATTCCGATTCGGGAATACCATATGGACGAGATATATAAGGGGATTGAAAAACTTTTCAAGGAAGGGCGGTCCGGGGTTCTGGCGACCATCATCCGGCAGGCGGGCCCGTCGCCTCGGGGGATCGGGACCAAGTGTCTGATTAAGGATGACGGGTCGTTTGTGGGGACCATCGGCGGGGGCATTCTCGAGGCCCGGACACTCGCGGAGGCCAGGAAGGTCTTTGAGACCCGGCTTCCAACCCGTCTTCATTTCTCACTCGACGGGACGGATGTGGCTGCCACCGACATGCTCTGCGGAGGCCGGGTGGAGGTCTTTCTGGAACCGGTTGCGGCCGGTGATCCAATCTGTGTCACCCTGTTTCAAAGGACCGGAGAGGGCCTGCGAAAGGGCCAAAGCAGCCTCCTGATCACCCTCCTCGATTCAAAACGATGGCAACACGGTGCCGTACCCAAGGTTTTATTCGGGAATAGCGGTGAGGTGTCAGGGCTTCTGCCAGGTGCTCAGGGCATCGCAGAGGCCGTTTTGCACGATCGAAAGAAGATCCTGGCATCCGGGCATCTGTCTGTTTCCTCCATGCCGGACGATTCCGGCCTGATGACAGAGGTCTTGATGGAGCCGATTGCAGCCAGGTCGTTCCTCTATGTGTTCGGGGCCGGCCATGTATCCAGGCAGATCGTTCCCCTGGCAGCCGGCGTCGGCTTTCATGTGGCGGTCATTGACGACAGGGAGGATTTCGCCGATCCCGGCCATTTCCCGGAGGCAGGGGAGGTTCGGTGTATCCCCTTTGAAGGGGCCGTGGAACGTTTGGCCGTGGACGATGCCTCCTTTGTGGTCATTGTAACGCGGGGGCATATGGGGGATAAGACGGTCCTGGCCCAGGCGCTGAAAACAGAGGCCCGGTATATCGGCATGATCGGCAGCAGGCAGAAGCGGGATCTGATTTATGAGGCCCTGTCAGCCGAAGGTTTCACACAAGAGGACCTTGACAGGGTCCATTCCCCCATTGGGATCGAGATCGGGGCAGAGACGCCTGCAGAGATCGCCGTGAGCATTGTGGCCGAGCTCATCCAGGTGAGGAGAGGAAAGGAGAAATAATTATGGAAAATGACTACCAGTCGTGGCTTTGGGAGAAACTGGGGGGACAATGCGTCAGCAACCTGAAGAAGCACGGGTTTGACGCGCACTTTGTCTCTTCGCGGGATGAGGCCAGGGACCTGCTTCTCAGGATGATTTCAGACTATGAGGATTTCGGATTCGGCGGGTCGGACACCACGCGGTCCTTGGGAATCGTGGAGGCGCTGAGGGCCAAAGGGAAGACCCTGTATGACCACTGGCAGAAGGGACTGACCAAGGAAGAGGATCTGGAGATCCGACTCCAACAGGGGAGGTGCGACTGTTTCCTCTGCAGCGCCAATGCAATATCCGTCACGGGCGAGATCATCAATGTGGACGGCATCGGCAACCGCACCAATGCCATGACCTTCGGTCCGAAAAAGGTCTGCATCGTCGCCGGCATGAACAAGGTGAGGCCGGACCTCGAATCGGCGCTCAGAAGGATAAAGGAGGTGGCCGCCCCGATGCGGGCCAGGAGCCTCGGCATGGAAACCCCCTGCGCCGAGACCGGTATCTGCAGCGACTGCAACGCCCCCCAGCGGATCTGCCGCGCCACGGTAATCCTTCACCGCCGGCCCATGTTAACCGATATATCGGTGGTCCTGATCAATGCGTCCCTGGGATTCTGATGACAACACATCATCACCAAT includes these proteins:
- a CDS encoding XdhC family protein, with the translated sequence MDEIYKGIEKLFKEGRSGVLATIIRQAGPSPRGIGTKCLIKDDGSFVGTIGGGILEARTLAEARKVFETRLPTRLHFSLDGTDVAATDMLCGGRVEVFLEPVAAGDPICVTLFQRTGEGLRKGQSSLLITLLDSKRWQHGAVPKVLFGNSGEVSGLLPGAQGIAEAVLHDRKKILASGHLSVSSMPDDSGLMTEVLMEPIAARSFLYVFGAGHVSRQIVPLAAGVGFHVAVIDDREDFADPGHFPEAGEVRCIPFEGAVERLAVDDASFVVIVTRGHMGDKTVLAQALKTEARYIGMIGSRQKRDLIYEALSAEGFTQEDLDRVHSPIGIEIGAETPAEIAVSIVAELIQVRRGKEK
- a CDS encoding lactate utilization protein gives rise to the protein MENDYQSWLWEKLGGQCVSNLKKHGFDAHFVSSRDEARDLLLRMISDYEDFGFGGSDTTRSLGIVEALRAKGKTLYDHWQKGLTKEEDLEIRLQQGRCDCFLCSANAISVTGEIINVDGIGNRTNAMTFGPKKVCIVAGMNKVRPDLESALRRIKEVAAPMRARSLGMETPCAETGICSDCNAPQRICRATVILHRRPMLTDISVVLINASLGF